The following are from one region of the Noviherbaspirillum sedimenti genome:
- a CDS encoding leucyl aminopeptidase, whose amino-acid sequence MDFSIKSFDAKNPAGALKTGCLVVGVFEDGKLSDAAAQAGRKGELSAAVKSGDISGKPGTTLLLRNAGGANGGTAERILLVGLGKQDAVTDKNFNSALQATARVLASLGGGDAVIALPWEQVKERDLFWAVRGGVLALREQAYRFDAMKSKKEPVSQGVKKIAFAVAAQALAPARVALAEGVAVANGMDLARDLGNLPPNVCTPTYLANTAKKLAREFKLGVEVLDRKQMQALKMGSFLSVTHGTVEPPKFIVLKHEGGKAKEAPVVLVGKGITFDSGGISLKPGGSMDEMKYDMCGAASVLGTIRAIAELGLKLNVIGVIPATENMPSGSATKPGDVITSMSGQTIEVLNTDAEGRLILCDALTYAERFKPAAVVDIATLTGACITALGHHNSGLFTRHDAAHDALADELLSAGRASGDTAWRLPIEDSYQEQLKSNFADMANIGGAPAGSITAACFLARYTSKYTWAHLDIAGTAWKSGAAKGATGRPVPLLTTFLIRHAQAQALTGKGKKAA is encoded by the coding sequence ATGGACTTTAGCATAAAATCATTCGACGCAAAAAACCCGGCAGGTGCGCTGAAGACCGGTTGCCTGGTGGTCGGCGTCTTTGAAGATGGGAAACTGTCCGACGCCGCCGCGCAAGCCGGCCGAAAAGGCGAACTGAGCGCGGCAGTCAAATCCGGCGACATCAGCGGCAAGCCCGGCACCACCCTGCTCCTGCGTAACGCCGGCGGCGCCAATGGCGGCACGGCCGAACGCATCCTGCTGGTTGGCCTGGGCAAGCAGGATGCCGTCACCGACAAGAATTTCAACAGCGCGCTGCAAGCCACAGCACGCGTGCTGGCAAGCCTGGGCGGCGGCGATGCCGTCATCGCCCTGCCGTGGGAGCAAGTCAAGGAGCGCGACCTGTTCTGGGCGGTCCGCGGCGGCGTCCTTGCCCTGCGCGAGCAGGCCTACCGCTTCGACGCCATGAAAAGCAAGAAGGAACCGGTATCGCAGGGCGTGAAGAAAATCGCTTTCGCCGTTGCAGCGCAAGCGCTGGCGCCAGCCAGGGTGGCCCTGGCCGAAGGCGTGGCGGTGGCCAACGGCATGGATCTGGCGCGCGACCTCGGCAACCTGCCGCCCAATGTCTGCACGCCGACCTACCTCGCCAACACGGCCAAAAAGCTGGCACGCGAATTCAAACTCGGCGTCGAAGTGCTCGACCGCAAGCAGATGCAGGCGCTGAAAATGGGCAGCTTCCTGTCCGTCACCCACGGCACCGTCGAGCCGCCCAAGTTCATCGTCCTCAAGCACGAAGGCGGCAAGGCCAAGGAGGCGCCGGTAGTCCTGGTCGGCAAGGGCATCACCTTCGATTCCGGCGGCATTTCGCTCAAGCCGGGCGGCAGCATGGATGAGATGAAGTACGACATGTGCGGCGCCGCCTCGGTGCTCGGCACCATCCGTGCCATCGCCGAACTGGGCCTGAAGCTGAATGTCATCGGCGTCATCCCCGCCACCGAGAACATGCCTTCCGGCAGCGCCACCAAGCCGGGCGACGTCATCACCTCGATGTCGGGCCAGACCATCGAAGTATTGAACACCGATGCCGAGGGCCGCCTGATCCTGTGCGATGCGCTGACCTATGCGGAGCGCTTCAAGCCAGCCGCGGTGGTGGATATCGCCACCCTGACCGGCGCCTGCATCACCGCGCTCGGCCACCACAATTCCGGCCTGTTCACCCGTCACGATGCCGCCCACGACGCCCTCGCCGATGAATTGCTGAGCGCCGGCCGCGCCAGCGGCGATACCGCCTGGCGCCTGCCGATCGAGGACAGCTACCAGGAACAGCTTAAATCCAACTTTGCCGACATGGCCAATATCGGCGGCGCCCCGGCCGGCAGCATTACCGCCGCCTGCTTCCTCGCGCGCTATACCAGCAAATATACCTGGGCCCACCTCGACATCGCCGGCACCGCCTGGAAAAGCGGCGCCGCCAAGGGCGCCACCGGACGCCCGGTGCCGCTGTTGACGACCTTCCTGATCCGCCACGCACAGGCACAGGCATTGACGGGCAAAGGCAAGAAGGCCGCATGA
- the xth gene encoding exodeoxyribonuclease III, producing MKLATWNVNSLKVRLPQVLQWLAENPVDVLCLQETKLTDDKFPVAEIEAAGYQVAFTGQKTYNGVAILSRHPMTEVVKGNPHFEDEQQRLIAASIDGMRVICAYVPNGQALDSDKYGYKLRWLEGLRHWLAEELAAHDKLAILGDYNIAPEDRDVHDPAAWEGNVLVSPPERAAFRQLQDMNLKDAFRLFEQPDKLFSWWDYRQMAFRRNMGLRIDHILLSAPLATRCSACVIDKVPRKWEQPSDHTPVVATLD from the coding sequence ATGAAGCTCGCCACATGGAACGTCAACTCGCTGAAGGTGCGCCTGCCGCAAGTGCTGCAATGGCTGGCGGAAAATCCGGTGGATGTGCTCTGCCTGCAGGAGACCAAGCTCACCGACGACAAATTTCCGGTCGCCGAAATCGAGGCGGCCGGTTACCAGGTCGCCTTCACCGGACAAAAGACTTATAACGGCGTGGCGATCCTGTCGCGTCATCCGATGACCGAAGTCGTCAAGGGCAATCCGCATTTCGAGGATGAACAACAGCGCCTGATCGCCGCCAGCATCGACGGCATGCGCGTCATCTGCGCGTATGTGCCGAATGGCCAGGCTCTTGATTCCGACAAGTACGGCTACAAGCTGCGCTGGCTCGAGGGCCTGCGGCACTGGCTGGCCGAGGAACTGGCGGCGCACGACAAACTGGCCATCCTGGGCGACTACAACATCGCCCCGGAAGACCGCGACGTCCACGACCCGGCAGCCTGGGAAGGTAATGTCCTGGTCTCGCCACCCGAACGCGCAGCCTTCCGCCAGTTGCAGGACATGAACCTGAAGGATGCCTTCCGCCTGTTCGAGCAGCCCGACAAGCTCTTCAGCTGGTGGGATTATCGGCAAATGGCGTTCCGCCGCAACATGGGCCTGCGCATCGACCACATCCTGCTGTCGGCGCCGCTGGCAACGCGCTGCAGCGCCTGCGTCATCGACAAGGTGCCGCGCAAGTGGGAACAGCCCTCCGACCACACCCCGGTCGTCGCCACGCTCGACTGA
- a CDS encoding substrate-binding domain-containing protein, with protein MKRHVLSALAIMCAAASVQAKDIKIAHIYCKTGILEAYAKQTQVGLQLGLQYATKGTNEVNGNKLVLIDKDDQCKPDIGKAQLTAAYQDDKADIAVGPTHSGVALAMLPIAEEFKKILLVEPAVADAITGEKWNKYIFRTGRNSSQDAISNAVAIDKAGTTIVTFAPDSSFGRDGIKAFKGAIKNAKLVHEEYAPPTSTDFTASAQRIIEKLKDAPGRKIMWLMWAGGGDPFGKFADMNLKERYGIEISTGGNILPAMAAYKKLPGMEGALYYYYGIPKNPINNWLNTEHYKRYKTPPDFFTAGGMAAGIAVVEALKKTGGDTNTDKLIAAMEGLSFDTPKGKMTFRKEDHQAMQSMYHFKIKNDPAFVWGVPELVREIKPEEMEIPIRNKR; from the coding sequence ATGAAACGTCACGTACTTTCCGCCCTGGCCATCATGTGCGCCGCTGCATCCGTGCAAGCAAAGGACATCAAGATTGCCCACATTTACTGCAAGACCGGCATCCTGGAAGCCTACGCCAAGCAAACCCAGGTGGGCCTGCAACTCGGCCTGCAATACGCCACCAAGGGCACCAACGAAGTCAACGGCAACAAACTGGTGCTGATCGACAAGGATGACCAGTGCAAGCCCGACATCGGCAAGGCCCAGCTGACCGCCGCCTACCAGGATGACAAGGCTGACATCGCCGTCGGCCCGACCCACTCGGGCGTGGCCCTGGCCATGCTGCCGATCGCCGAAGAATTCAAGAAGATCCTGCTGGTGGAGCCGGCCGTGGCCGACGCCATCACCGGTGAAAAGTGGAACAAGTACATTTTCCGTACCGGCCGCAATTCGTCCCAGGACGCCATCTCCAACGCCGTGGCCATCGACAAGGCTGGCACCACCATCGTGACCTTCGCCCCGGATTCGTCCTTTGGCCGTGACGGCATCAAGGCGTTCAAGGGCGCCATCAAGAATGCCAAGCTGGTGCATGAAGAATACGCGCCGCCGACCTCCACCGACTTCACCGCCAGCGCGCAGCGCATCATCGAAAAGCTGAAAGACGCGCCGGGCCGCAAGATCATGTGGCTGATGTGGGCCGGTGGTGGCGACCCGTTCGGCAAGTTTGCCGACATGAACCTCAAAGAGCGTTATGGCATTGAAATCTCCACCGGCGGCAACATCCTGCCGGCGATGGCCGCGTACAAGAAGTTGCCGGGCATGGAAGGCGCGCTGTACTACTACTACGGCATCCCGAAAAACCCGATCAACAACTGGCTGAACACCGAGCACTACAAGCGCTACAAGACCCCGCCTGATTTCTTCACGGCTGGCGGCATGGCAGCCGGTATCGCCGTGGTGGAAGCGCTCAAGAAGACCGGTGGCGATACCAACACCGACAAGCTGATCGCGGCCATGGAAGGCCTGAGCTTCGATACGCCGAAGGGCAAGATGACTTTCCGCAAGGAAGACCATCAGGCGATGCAATCGATGTACCACTTCAAGATCAAGAACGACCCGGCATTCGTCTGGGGCGTGCCTGAACTGGTGCGCGAAATCAAGCCGGAAGAAATGGAAATTCCTATCCGCAACAAGCGTTAA
- a CDS encoding ABC transporter substrate-binding protein: MRNTMKVMTAAVFGTLALGISAPASAQISGDTIKIGLITDMSGVYADVDGPNGAEAVRMAIADFGGTLNGKKIEFVSADHLNKADIAASKGREWIDREGVDMILGGTNSGVNLALAKLAAEKKKPFISIGAGSSRLTNEDCTAYTVHYAYDTVALARGTGGAIVKNGGKDWFFLTADYAFGASLEKDTADVVKVQGGVVKGQVKHPLNASDFSSFLLQAQASKAQILGMANAGGDTINTIKAANEFGITKTMKLAGLLVFITDIHSLGLNLTQGMYLTDGWYWDLNNDTRAWSKKFFAKTKKEPTMLHAADYSATMHYLNAVKAVGSDDGDKVMAQMKATKVNDMFAKNGVIRPDGRMVHDMYLMQVKTPAESKYPWDYYKVVQTIPGDQAYMSKAESKCALWK; this comes from the coding sequence ATGCGCAACACGATGAAAGTCATGACCGCCGCTGTATTTGGCACCCTTGCATTGGGCATTTCCGCTCCCGCCTCGGCGCAGATTTCCGGCGATACCATCAAGATCGGCCTGATCACCGACATGTCCGGCGTGTACGCCGACGTCGACGGCCCCAACGGCGCTGAAGCCGTGCGCATGGCGATTGCCGATTTCGGCGGCACCCTCAACGGCAAGAAAATCGAATTCGTCTCCGCCGACCACCTGAACAAGGCCGATATCGCAGCAAGCAAGGGCCGCGAATGGATCGACCGCGAAGGCGTCGACATGATCCTGGGCGGCACCAACTCGGGCGTGAACCTGGCGCTGGCCAAGCTGGCCGCGGAAAAGAAAAAACCCTTCATCTCGATCGGCGCCGGCTCTTCGCGTCTGACCAACGAGGATTGCACCGCCTACACCGTGCACTACGCCTATGACACCGTGGCGCTGGCACGCGGCACGGGCGGCGCCATCGTCAAGAACGGCGGCAAGGACTGGTTCTTCCTGACCGCCGACTATGCTTTCGGCGCATCGCTGGAAAAAGACACCGCGGACGTCGTCAAGGTGCAGGGCGGCGTGGTCAAGGGCCAGGTCAAGCATCCGTTGAACGCCTCCGACTTCTCGTCCTTCCTGCTGCAGGCGCAAGCATCCAAGGCGCAGATCCTGGGCATGGCCAATGCCGGCGGCGACACCATCAACACCATCAAGGCGGCCAACGAGTTCGGCATCACCAAGACCATGAAGCTGGCCGGTCTCCTGGTGTTCATCACCGACATCCACTCGCTGGGCCTGAACCTGACCCAGGGCATGTACCTGACCGACGGCTGGTACTGGGACCTGAACAACGACACCCGCGCCTGGTCGAAGAAATTCTTTGCCAAGACCAAGAAAGAGCCGACCATGCTGCATGCGGCCGACTACTCGGCCACCATGCACTACCTGAACGCGGTCAAGGCCGTGGGCAGCGACGATGGCGACAAGGTGATGGCGCAGATGAAGGCGACCAAGGTCAACGACATGTTTGCCAAGAATGGCGTGATCCGTCCGGACGGCCGCATGGTGCATGACATGTACCTGATGCAGGTGAAGACGCCGGCCGAGTCGAAATATCCATGGGATTACTACAAGGTGGTGCAGACCATCCCGGGTGACCAGGCCTACATGAGCAAGGCCGAGTCCAAGTGCGCCCTCTGGAAGTAA
- a CDS encoding sensor histidine kinase, with the protein MNSIRNTLLVWLLVGVSTAIGLAAAVVYDRARQEANELSDKQMKQMVASLPQPPGPVATTRTNQNSQRDDFVVQVWDSANGFRLYNSHGIVNLPQPMIPGFHDQYVEKTEWRIYNARLGETIVQVAQLASARHELAASVALRTVAPLILLLPFLAVLIWVTVGRSLDAVKIVAAQVQSREANALNDIPDYELPREIQPLTHAFNALLSRLRRAAAAQSAFIADAAHEFKTPLTALKLQVQLAERADTDEECRQAFADLKGGLERTSHLVHQLLTHARQDPAVPRRVSDRIDLVALVHCVAVYFAPIAVDRGIDLGVKAADPTSAHVHGNPESLRIMLNNLVDNAVRYTPAGGLVDISVQAYPGGFAVVVEDTGPGIPDEELLRVMDRFYRVPGTPSEGSGLGLAIVRQIANAHGAEIRLRNGTSGKRGLHAEVIFRAEI; encoded by the coding sequence ATGAATTCGATTCGCAATACGCTGCTGGTGTGGCTGTTGGTCGGGGTCTCGACCGCCATCGGGCTGGCGGCGGCGGTGGTCTATGACCGCGCGCGCCAGGAAGCCAACGAGCTGTCGGACAAGCAGATGAAGCAGATGGTGGCGTCGCTGCCGCAGCCGCCCGGGCCGGTCGCCACCACCCGCACCAACCAGAACAGCCAGCGCGACGATTTCGTGGTGCAGGTCTGGGATAGCGCCAACGGTTTCCGGCTCTACAATTCGCACGGTATCGTCAACCTGCCGCAGCCCATGATTCCCGGCTTCCACGACCAATATGTGGAGAAAACCGAATGGCGCATCTATAACGCCCGACTGGGCGAAACCATCGTGCAGGTGGCGCAGCTCGCCAGCGCCCGCCATGAGCTGGCGGCGTCGGTGGCGCTGCGCACGGTGGCGCCGCTGATTCTGCTGCTGCCTTTCCTGGCGGTGCTGATCTGGGTCACGGTGGGGCGCAGCCTGGACGCGGTCAAGATTGTGGCGGCGCAGGTGCAGTCGCGCGAGGCCAATGCGTTGAACGATATTCCCGATTATGAATTGCCGCGCGAAATACAGCCGCTGACGCATGCCTTCAATGCGCTGCTGTCGCGCCTGCGCCGTGCCGCCGCCGCCCAGAGCGCCTTCATCGCCGATGCGGCGCACGAATTCAAGACGCCGCTGACGGCCCTCAAGCTGCAGGTCCAGCTGGCCGAACGCGCCGATACCGACGAGGAGTGCCGCCAGGCCTTTGCCGATCTCAAGGGCGGGCTGGAACGTACCAGCCACCTGGTGCACCAGTTGCTCACCCATGCCCGGCAAGACCCGGCGGTGCCGCGCCGGGTAAGCGACCGCATCGACCTGGTGGCGCTGGTGCACTGCGTGGCAGTCTATTTCGCGCCGATTGCCGTCGATCGCGGCATCGATCTTGGCGTCAAGGCCGCTGATCCGACGTCGGCGCACGTCCACGGCAATCCGGAATCGCTGCGCATCATGTTGAACAACCTGGTCGATAACGCCGTCCGCTACACCCCTGCCGGCGGCCTGGTGGATATCTCGGTGCAGGCGTACCCCGGCGGCTTCGCCGTGGTGGTCGAGGATACCGGGCCAGGGATCCCGGACGAAGAACTGCTGCGTGTCATGGACCGCTTCTACCGGGTGCCGGGCACGCCGTCCGAAGGCAGCGGGTTGGGACTGGCCATCGTGCGGCAGATTGCCAACGCCCATGGCGCCGAAATCCGCTTGCGTAACGGTACAAGCGGCAAGCGCGGCTTGCATGCGGAAGTTATTTTCCGAGCGGAAATTTAA
- a CDS encoding response regulator, protein MRLLLVEDDSMVGEGLRKALRQDGFTVDWVQDGRAAELAVENDNYDLMLLDLGLPKKGGLEVLVSIRQGGNRLPIMVLTARDAVCDRVKGLDAGADDYLVKPFDFEELEARIRALLRRQAGRADSVIRQGELTLNPASREVSFRGQSVAVSGREYSLLAAFLDRPGAVLSLSQLGEKIYGWDDDVGSNTLEVYIHSLRKKFGADFIKNVRGVGYMVPRQA, encoded by the coding sequence ATGCGATTGTTATTGGTTGAGGACGATTCGATGGTGGGCGAAGGCCTGCGCAAGGCCTTGCGCCAGGACGGCTTTACCGTCGACTGGGTGCAGGATGGTCGCGCCGCCGAGCTGGCGGTGGAGAACGATAATTACGACCTGATGCTGCTGGACCTGGGCTTGCCGAAGAAGGGCGGGCTGGAAGTGCTGGTGTCGATCCGCCAGGGCGGCAACCGCCTGCCGATCATGGTGCTGACCGCGCGCGACGCGGTGTGCGACCGCGTCAAGGGGCTGGACGCCGGCGCCGACGATTACCTGGTCAAGCCTTTCGATTTCGAGGAGCTGGAGGCGCGCATCCGCGCCCTGTTGCGGCGCCAGGCCGGGCGTGCCGATTCGGTGATCCGGCAGGGCGAGCTGACGCTCAATCCGGCCAGCCGGGAGGTCAGCTTCAGGGGCCAGTCGGTGGCAGTGTCGGGACGCGAGTATTCGTTGCTGGCGGCCTTCCTCGACCGCCCCGGCGCGGTCTTGTCGCTGTCGCAGCTGGGTGAAAAAATCTACGGTTGGGATGACGACGTCGGCAGCAATACGCTGGAAGTGTACATTCATTCGCTGCGTAAAAAATTCGGTGCGGATTTCATCAAGAACGTGCGCGGTGTCGGCTACATGGTGCCGCGCCAGGCATGA
- a CDS encoding M48 family metalloprotease — translation MNHHPGLGQRVFSPHYNRPLAISILCAMLAGCAVEQPRRQVVVPTPAPTLAPIPTPAPVTPNPAPVPATPAPATIPVAPLTSPMPPLAPTQAPPALPDKVAILRSWAEQQGRLYRVAAPLLINNTELCPRHARNLLGFTAKTRYAYTDEFAETAQSALGLDERLRVMNVLPGSGAEQAGLQKGDALLAIEIEPLPQGRGAERASASIIASELQGRSSISLTVLRDGRRVVHDISLTPACAMVIDLGNTDLADSYADGQRVMVTRGMLDSVASDEELAYVLAQEIAHNILAQEPRQDMVAAIDRLHALKPPADNGTAAGDIPTYPADIELRTRKLALYLLARAGYGIDHALDFWQRMANPPASDEFFTELEQTVGAIAARKQLGEPLVPEQP, via the coding sequence TTGAATCACCATCCCGGATTAGGCCAGCGAGTCTTTTCACCACACTACAACAGGCCGCTTGCAATTAGCATCCTGTGCGCGATGCTGGCTGGCTGTGCCGTCGAGCAGCCGCGCCGGCAGGTCGTCGTGCCGACACCGGCGCCGACACTGGCGCCGATACCGACACCCGCGCCAGTCACGCCCAATCCTGCTCCCGTCCCAGCCACGCCCGCGCCGGCAACGATACCGGTTGCGCCGCTCACATCACCCATGCCGCCCCTGGCACCGACGCAAGCTCCCCCCGCACTGCCCGACAAGGTAGCCATCCTGCGCAGCTGGGCCGAACAACAGGGCCGCCTGTACCGTGTCGCCGCGCCGCTCCTGATCAACAATACCGAACTGTGTCCGCGCCATGCGCGCAACCTGCTCGGCTTCACCGCCAAGACCCGTTACGCCTACACCGATGAATTTGCCGAAACGGCGCAGTCCGCGCTGGGCCTGGATGAACGTTTGCGCGTCATGAACGTGCTGCCGGGCAGCGGTGCCGAACAGGCGGGATTGCAGAAAGGCGACGCCCTGCTCGCAATCGAGATCGAACCCTTGCCGCAAGGGCGTGGTGCGGAGCGCGCAAGCGCGTCGATCATCGCCTCGGAATTGCAAGGGCGCAGCAGCATCAGCCTGACGGTATTGCGCGACGGCCGGCGCGTCGTGCACGATATTTCCTTGACGCCCGCCTGTGCGATGGTGATTGACCTCGGCAATACCGACTTGGCAGACAGCTACGCCGACGGCCAGCGTGTCATGGTCACGCGCGGCATGCTCGATTCCGTGGCTTCGGATGAAGAGCTGGCCTACGTGCTGGCGCAGGAAATCGCCCACAACATCCTGGCGCAGGAACCCCGTCAGGACATGGTTGCCGCGATCGACCGCCTGCACGCGCTCAAGCCGCCTGCAGACAATGGCACCGCTGCCGGCGATATCCCGACCTATCCGGCCGACATCGAACTGCGCACCAGGAAGCTGGCCCTGTACCTGCTGGCACGGGCTGGCTACGGCATCGATCACGCTTTGGATTTCTGGCAAAGGATGGCGAATCCACCTGCCTCGGATGAATTTTTTACCGAACTGGAGCAGACTGTCGGGGCGATCGCGGCCAGGAAACAACTGGGCGAGCCGCTCGTGCCCGAACAGCCGTAA
- a CDS encoding patatin-like phospholipase family protein produces MTAKNDPKTVSLVLGSGGARGFAHIGVIHWLVENGYEIKSISGASIGALIGGIYATGKLDRYARWVSTLQKMDVVRLLDPALSRAGLIKGDRIIEQLRRLIGDVNIEDLPISFVAVAMDFHTGKEVWLSKGNLFDAIRGSIAIPMIFTPFEIGGRFLIDGGTVNPVPIAPTLNDRTDLTVVVGLSGRDETRLAHPHAHLQPSTPTSMPTPQAKAAPPPYRRRILGFMESLARIQAGATPPIGMVDVALKAMDTMQAAITRFKLAAYSPDVVIEIPHNACQIHEFWRAEEMISLGKARAARAFSRQQIEHEPGYGHEAPHGDTKPIAGPDMDSRPGKKKIV; encoded by the coding sequence ATGACAGCCAAGAACGATCCAAAAACCGTCTCTCTCGTGCTTGGCAGCGGCGGGGCGCGCGGCTTCGCGCATATCGGCGTAATCCACTGGCTGGTCGAGAACGGCTATGAAATCAAGTCGATCTCCGGCGCCTCGATCGGCGCCCTGATCGGCGGAATCTACGCCACCGGCAAGCTGGATCGTTACGCCAGATGGGTGAGTACGCTGCAGAAAATGGACGTGGTGCGCCTGCTCGATCCGGCCTTGAGCCGCGCCGGCCTGATCAAGGGCGATCGCATCATCGAACAGTTGCGCCGGCTGATCGGTGACGTCAATATCGAAGATCTGCCGATCTCCTTCGTCGCGGTGGCGATGGATTTTCATACAGGAAAGGAAGTCTGGTTAAGCAAGGGCAATCTGTTCGACGCCATTCGCGGCTCGATCGCTATCCCGATGATCTTCACGCCGTTCGAGATCGGTGGACGTTTCCTGATCGACGGCGGCACGGTCAATCCGGTGCCGATTGCGCCCACGCTCAACGACCGCACCGACCTGACGGTGGTGGTCGGCCTCAGCGGGCGCGACGAAACCCGCCTGGCGCATCCGCATGCGCATCTGCAGCCTTCGACGCCGACATCGATGCCGACGCCGCAGGCCAAGGCGGCACCTCCCCCTTACCGCAGGCGCATCCTCGGCTTCATGGAAAGCCTGGCGCGAATCCAGGCCGGCGCCACGCCGCCGATCGGCATGGTGGACGTGGCCCTGAAGGCGATGGATACGATGCAGGCCGCGATCACCCGCTTCAAGCTGGCCGCCTATTCGCCCGACGTGGTCATCGAAATTCCGCACAACGCCTGCCAGATTCACGAATTCTGGCGCGCCGAGGAGATGATTTCGCTAGGAAAGGCACGTGCCGCGCGGGCCTTCAGTCGCCAGCAGATCGAGCATGAACCCGGCTACGGGCACGAAGCCCCGCATGGGGATACCAAACCAATCGCGGGGCCGGATATGGACAGCCGGCCAGGCAAGAAGAAAATCGTTTGA
- a CDS encoding YMGG-like glycine zipper-containing protein, producing the protein MLKIAGKLAATTGLIMLGACVSMPDGPSVMVLPGTGKNFEQFRTDDLVCRQFASQQMGGATASGIAADSGVRSAVVGTLLGAAAGAAIDGGRGAGVGAGAGMAMGGLSGTQTAQASAYGAQQRYDVGFMQCMYAKGHRIPAGGRFTSGFTAEQPLMPRDYYPPPRRMAP; encoded by the coding sequence ATGTTGAAAATAGCAGGCAAACTTGCCGCAACGACCGGCCTCATCATGCTGGGAGCGTGTGTCTCGATGCCGGACGGTCCCAGTGTGATGGTGCTGCCGGGAACAGGCAAAAACTTCGAACAGTTCCGCACGGACGATCTTGTATGCCGGCAATTCGCGTCGCAGCAAATGGGCGGCGCCACCGCCTCCGGCATCGCCGCTGACAGCGGCGTGCGCAGCGCTGTGGTGGGAACCCTGCTGGGCGCCGCCGCCGGCGCGGCGATCGATGGCGGTCGCGGTGCCGGTGTCGGTGCCGGCGCGGGCATGGCCATGGGCGGATTGAGCGGAACGCAGACGGCGCAGGCCTCTGCCTATGGGGCGCAGCAGCGCTACGACGTCGGCTTCATGCAATGCATGTATGCGAAGGGCCACCGGATTCCGGCCGGGGGACGGTTCACCTCCGGCTTCACGGCGGAACAGCCGCTGATGCCGCGAGATTACTATCCGCCGCCGCGCAGGATGGCGCCGTAA
- the dnaQ gene encoding DNA polymerase III subunit epsilon: MRQIVLDTETTGLNAREGNRIIEIGCVEILNRRLTGNNFHRYINPERDSEEGALAVHGLTRNFLSDKPKFAEIAEEFREYVADAEIIIHNAPFDLAFLDAEFDRLGLPRFVTHVGEITDTLAQAKALHPGKRNSLDSLCDRYEVSNAHRTLHGALLDAELLAEVYLAMTRGQESFSIDLGESNGRAGGGVEFAALEEIIVLAASEDELALHEATLDKVDKESKGACIWRAEKAD, encoded by the coding sequence ATGCGTCAAATCGTTCTCGATACCGAAACCACCGGCCTCAATGCCCGCGAAGGTAACCGCATCATTGAAATCGGCTGCGTCGAAATTCTCAACCGCCGCCTGACCGGCAATAATTTTCACCGCTATATCAATCCCGAGCGCGATTCGGAAGAGGGCGCGCTGGCGGTGCACGGCCTGACCAGGAATTTTTTGAGCGACAAGCCGAAGTTCGCTGAAATCGCTGAAGAATTCCGCGAATACGTCGCGGATGCCGAGATCATCATCCACAACGCGCCGTTCGATCTGGCCTTTCTCGACGCTGAATTCGATCGCCTCGGCCTGCCGCGCTTCGTCACGCATGTCGGCGAGATCACCGATACGCTGGCGCAAGCCAAAGCCCTGCATCCGGGCAAACGCAATTCGCTCGATTCGCTGTGCGACCGCTATGAAGTCTCCAACGCCCACCGTACCCTGCACGGCGCCTTGCTGGACGCCGAATTGCTGGCCGAGGTCTATCTTGCAATGACGCGCGGGCAGGAGAGCTTTTCCATCGATCTCGGGGAATCCAACGGCCGCGCGGGCGGCGGCGTCGAATTCGCTGCCCTGGAAGAGATCATCGTGCTGGCCGCCAGCGAAGACGAACTGGCCCTGCATGAAGCCACGCTGGACAAGGTGGACAAGGAGTCCAAGGGGGCTTGTATCTGGCGCGCCGAGAAAGCCGATTGA
- the rnhA gene encoding ribonuclease HI has protein sequence MEKIEIYTDGACKGNPGRGGWGAWLLADGHEKELFGGEPNTTNNRMELRAVIEALLILKRPCEVIVHTDSVYVQKGISEWIHGWKARGWKTAARAPVKNVDLWQALDAAQAQHSIEWRWIKGHAGHEGNERADALANRGVESLR, from the coding sequence GTGGAAAAAATCGAAATTTATACCGATGGCGCCTGCAAGGGCAATCCCGGTCGTGGCGGCTGGGGCGCCTGGCTCCTGGCCGACGGCCATGAAAAAGAATTGTTTGGCGGCGAACCCAATACCACCAATAACCGCATGGAATTGCGCGCCGTGATCGAAGCCCTGTTGATCTTGAAGCGCCCCTGCGAAGTGATCGTGCATACCGACAGCGTGTACGTGCAAAAGGGCATCAGTGAATGGATTCATGGCTGGAAGGCGCGCGGCTGGAAAACCGCGGCCCGCGCCCCGGTCAAGAATGTCGACCTGTGGCAGGCGCTCGACGCCGCGCAAGCCCAGCACAGTATCGAATGGCGCTGGATCAAGGGGCATGCCGGCCATGAAGGCAACGAGCGCGCCGATGCCCTGGCCAACCGCGGCGTCGAGTCGTTGCGCTAA